In a single window of the Notamacropus eugenii isolate mMacEug1 chromosome 4, mMacEug1.pri_v2, whole genome shotgun sequence genome:
- the LOC140499036 gene encoding SEC14-like protein 2: MSGRVGDLSPRQEEALAKFRQNIQDVLPLLPASDDYFLLRWLRARSFDLHKSEAMLRKHVEFRKQKDLENILSWQPPEVVQQYLSGGMCGFDLNGCPVWYDVIGPLDVKGLLLSASKQDLLRTKMRDCEMIQLTCAQQSEKLGKRIETLTMVYDCEGLGLKHLWKPAVELYGEFLCMFEENYPETLGRLFVVKAPKIFPVAYNLIKPFLSEDTRKKIMVLGANWKEILLKHISPDQLPMDYGGTMTDPDGDPKCKSKINYGGEIPKKYYIRDQVKQQYEHTVQINRGSSHQVEYEILFPGCVLRWQFMSDGADVGFGVFLKTKTGERQRAGDMTEVLPSQRYNAHLVPEDGTLTCSEPGIYVLRFDNTYSFIHAKKVSFSVEVLLPDKASEERLKQLGEKGTAPSQQ; the protein is encoded by the exons ATGAGCGGCCGGGTCGGGGACCTGAGCCCGCGGCAGGAGGAGGCTCTGGCCAAG TTCCGGCAGAATATCCAGGATGTGCTGCCCCTGCTCCCTGCCTCGGATGACTATTTCCTTCTACGATGGCTCCGAG CTCGAAGCTTTGACCTGCATAAGTCAGAGGCCATGCTGAGAAAG CATGTGGAGTTCCGGAAacaaaaggatcttgaaaatattttgagttgGCAGCCCCCAGAG GTGGTCCAGCAGTACCTATCTGGGGGGATGTGCGGCTTTGACCTCAATGGCTGTCCTGTCTGGTACGATGTCATCGGGCCACTGGACGTCAAGGGGCTGCTGCTATCTGCCTCCAAGCAGGATCTGCTCAGGACCAAGATGAGGGACTGTGAGATGATCCAGCTGACGTGTGCCCAGCAATCTGAAAAG CTGGGGAAGAGGATCGAGACCCTGACCATGGTGTATGACTGTGAGGGGCTGGGCCTCAAGCATCTCTGGAAGCCTGCTGTGGAGCTCTATGGGGAG TTCCTCTGCATGTTTGAGGAGAATTACCCAGAGACCCTTGGACGCCTCTTTGTTGTGAAAG CTCCCAAGATATTCCCCGTGGCCTACAACCTCATCAAACCCTTCCTGAGTGAGGACACAAGAAAGAAGATCATGGTTCTGGGGG CTAACTGGAAGGAGATTTTACTGAAGCATATCAGCCCAGACCAGTTGCCCATGGATTATGGGGGCACCATGACAGATCCTGATGGAGACCCCAAGTGCAAATCCAAG ATCAACTACGGGGGTGAAATCCCCAAGAAGTATTACATCCGGGACCAGGTAAAGCAGCAGTATGAGCACACGGTCCAGATCAACAGGGGCTCCTCCCATCAGGTGGAGTACGAGATCCTCTTCCCGGGTTGTGTCCTCAG GTGGCAGTTCATGTCAGATGGGGCAGACGTGGGCTTTGGGGTGTTCCTGAAGACAAAGACTGGTGAGCGGCAGAGAGCAGGCGATATGACCGAGGTTCTTCCCAGCCAGAGGTACAATGCCCACCTGGTCCCTGAGGATGGGACACTCACCTGCAGTGAGCCTGGGATAT ATGTCCTGAGGTTTGACAATACTTACAGTTTCATCCATGCCAAGAAAGTCAGCTTCAGTGTGGAGGTGCTGCTCCCAGACAAGGCCTCGGAGGAGAGGCTGAAGCAGCTAGGAGAGAAGGGGACGGCTCCTTCTCAGCAGTGA